A single Actinomadura algeriensis DNA region contains:
- a CDS encoding Tat pathway signal sequence domain protein — protein sequence MADGWRLVWDAVPKRDGLAAFGSVEDDRAGSHPGVRHVTALGTMYRFDIHHPGDVDRSPDRQRQEVKGMRADGRARAIGRGETWRFTWSWYLTGALRATTSFTHVHQMFAGGKGGSPVLVTSLRRRGGRDLLELNAIHAGVVAGETDLRPLRSRWIDVELEARFAGAGSVRWRVSSEDGVAVDVARDGLDLWNGKGDIAPKWGIYRSLKDATRLSDAHLLIKDLRAYRPA from the coding sequence ATGGCGGACGGGTGGCGGCTGGTGTGGGACGCGGTGCCGAAGCGGGACGGGCTGGCGGCGTTCGGCAGCGTCGAGGACGATCGGGCGGGTTCGCATCCGGGCGTCCGGCACGTCACGGCGCTCGGGACGATGTACCGGTTCGACATCCATCATCCCGGCGACGTCGACCGGTCCCCCGACCGGCAGCGTCAGGAGGTCAAGGGGATGCGGGCGGACGGCCGCGCGCGGGCGATCGGACGCGGCGAGACGTGGCGGTTCACCTGGTCGTGGTACCTGACGGGCGCGCTGCGGGCGACGACGAGCTTCACGCACGTCCACCAGATGTTCGCGGGCGGCAAGGGCGGTTCGCCGGTGCTGGTGACGTCGCTGCGGCGGCGCGGCGGGCGCGACCTGCTGGAGTTGAACGCGATCCACGCGGGGGTCGTGGCCGGGGAGACGGATCTGCGGCCGCTGCGGAGCCGGTGGATCGACGTCGAACTGGAGGCGCGGTTCGCCGGGGCCGGGAGCGTCCGGTGGCGGGTGTCGTCGGAGGACGGCGTGGCGGTGGACGTCGCGCGGGACGGCCTCGACCTGTGGAACGGCAAGGGCGACATCGCCCCCAAATGGGGGATCTACCGGTCGCTGAAGGACGCGACGCGGTTGTCGGACGCGCACCTGCTGATCAAGGATCTGCGGGCGTACCGCCCGGCGTGA
- a CDS encoding LLM class flavin-dependent oxidoreductase yields the protein MQFGIFSVGDVTADPTTGRTPTEAERIKAMVAIALKAEEVGLDVFASGEHHNPPFVPSSPTTMLGYIAARTERLVLSTATTLITTNDPVKIAEDFAMLQHLADGRVDLMMGRGNTGPVYPWFGQDIRKGIPLAIENYHLLHRLWREDVVDWEGEFRTPLQSFTSTPRPLDGVPPFVWHGSIRSPEIAEQAAYYGDGFFANHIFWPTTHFQRLIGLYRRRYEHYGHGSADQAIVGLGGQVFMRKNSQDAVREFRPYFDNAPVYGHGPSLEEFTAETPLTVGSPQQVIDRTLTFRDHFGDYQRQLFLMDHAGLPLKTVLEQLDILGEEVVPVLRKEFESLRPAHVPATAPTHAARAAKAAEEAR from the coding sequence ATGCAGTTCGGGATCTTCTCGGTCGGCGACGTCACCGCGGACCCGACCACCGGCCGGACGCCCACCGAGGCCGAGCGGATCAAGGCCATGGTCGCGATCGCGCTGAAGGCCGAGGAGGTCGGGCTGGACGTGTTCGCGAGCGGCGAGCACCACAACCCGCCGTTCGTCCCGTCCTCGCCGACGACGATGCTCGGCTACATCGCGGCCCGCACCGAACGGCTCGTGCTGTCCACCGCGACCACCCTGATCACCACCAACGACCCGGTGAAGATCGCCGAGGACTTCGCGATGCTGCAGCATCTGGCGGACGGACGGGTCGACCTGATGATGGGGCGCGGCAACACCGGCCCCGTCTACCCGTGGTTCGGCCAGGACATCCGCAAGGGCATCCCCCTCGCGATCGAGAACTACCACCTCCTGCACCGGCTCTGGCGCGAGGACGTCGTCGACTGGGAGGGCGAGTTCCGGACGCCGCTGCAGTCGTTCACCTCGACGCCCCGCCCGCTGGACGGCGTCCCGCCGTTCGTCTGGCACGGCTCCATCCGCAGCCCGGAGATCGCCGAGCAGGCCGCCTACTACGGCGACGGGTTCTTCGCGAACCACATCTTCTGGCCCACGACGCACTTCCAGCGCCTCATCGGCCTCTACCGGCGGCGGTACGAGCACTACGGGCACGGCTCCGCCGACCAGGCCATCGTCGGGCTCGGCGGGCAGGTGTTCATGCGCAAGAACTCGCAGGACGCCGTCCGCGAGTTCCGCCCGTACTTCGACAACGCGCCCGTGTACGGGCACGGCCCGTCGCTGGAGGAGTTCACGGCCGAGACGCCGCTCACCGTCGGCAGCCCGCAGCAGGTCATCGACCGGACGCTGACGTTCCGCGACCACTTCGGCGACTACCAGCGCCAGCTGTTCCTGATGGACCACGCGGGCCTGCCGCTGAAGACCGTCCTGGAGCAGCTCGACATCCTCGGTGAGGAGGTCGTCCCGGTGCTGCGCAAGGAGTTCGAGTCGCTGCGCCCGGCGCACGTCCCGGCCACCGCCCCGACCCACGCCGCCCGCGCCGCGAAGGCCGCCGAGGAGGCCCGATGA
- a CDS encoding CE1759 family FMN reductase, whose amino-acid sequence MSPRTLAVVSAGLGRPSSTRLLADRLAGAAADALRAGHGADVVIEPVDLRDHAHAMVDATLTGFPSGDFRAAVETVTGADGLVAVTPVFNASYNGLFKTFFDVLDRGALDGTPALIGATGGTERHSLALDFAVRPLLSYLRANVVPTAVFAASADWGSGEGGLGDRIRRAGEELAALVAGRPAPATEDPYENPVPFEDLLAGG is encoded by the coding sequence ATGAGCCCCCGGACCCTCGCCGTCGTGTCCGCCGGGCTCGGCCGCCCGTCGTCCACCCGGCTGCTGGCCGACCGGCTCGCCGGGGCCGCCGCGGACGCGCTGCGCGCCGGGCACGGCGCCGACGTCGTCATCGAGCCGGTCGACCTGCGCGACCACGCCCACGCGATGGTCGACGCGACCCTCACCGGCTTCCCGAGCGGAGACTTCCGCGCGGCCGTCGAGACCGTGACGGGCGCGGACGGCCTCGTCGCCGTCACGCCCGTGTTCAACGCGTCCTACAACGGCCTGTTCAAGACGTTTTTCGACGTCCTGGACCGCGGCGCGCTGGACGGCACGCCCGCGCTGATCGGCGCGACCGGCGGCACCGAACGGCACTCGCTCGCCCTCGACTTCGCCGTCCGCCCGCTGCTTTCGTACCTGCGGGCGAACGTCGTCCCGACGGCCGTCTTCGCGGCGTCCGCCGACTGGGGGAGCGGCGAGGGCGGGCTCGGCGACCGGATCCGCCGCGCGGGCGAGGAGCTCGCCGCCCTGGTCGCGGGCCGCCCGGCCCCCGCCACCGAGGACCCGTACGAGAACCCCGTCCCGTTCGAGGACCTCCTCGCCGGAGGCTAG
- a CDS encoding universal stress protein has product MIGDHVLVGYVHDASGREALDLARAIVAVTGGRLSIAHVHPPDRPGAASEAQTVLAQAAALLDEEPAELHSQEGRSVGRGLTALAGRIGADVIVAGSPEGGAHGRIGVGAAADHLLHSATEAVMLAPSGYTPRDGLDRITVMYVRRPQCDEAVVRAAVAADRLGVPLRLVTLCLGENPERLRDDQALAIRLALESADVPSEDVTADLAEGADVAAAMDDVAWADGELLICASSEDAAAHRVFLGEVALKVLRAAPCPVTVLPRGYF; this is encoded by the coding sequence GTGATCGGAGACCACGTCCTCGTCGGGTACGTCCACGACGCCAGCGGCAGGGAGGCGCTCGATCTCGCGCGCGCCATCGTCGCGGTGACCGGCGGCCGGCTGAGCATCGCGCACGTCCACCCGCCCGACCGGCCGGGGGCCGCGAGCGAGGCGCAGACCGTGCTGGCACAGGCGGCCGCGCTCCTCGACGAGGAGCCCGCGGAACTGCACTCGCAGGAGGGACGCAGCGTGGGGCGCGGGCTGACCGCGCTGGCCGGGCGGATCGGCGCGGACGTCATCGTGGCGGGCTCCCCGGAGGGCGGCGCGCACGGGCGCATCGGCGTCGGCGCGGCCGCCGACCACCTGCTGCACTCGGCCACGGAGGCCGTGATGCTCGCCCCGTCCGGGTACACCCCGCGCGACGGCCTGGACCGGATCACCGTCATGTACGTGCGGCGCCCGCAGTGCGACGAGGCGGTGGTGCGCGCGGCCGTCGCGGCCGACCGGCTCGGCGTGCCGCTGCGCCTCGTCACTCTCTGTCTCGGCGAGAACCCCGAACGACTCCGCGACGATCAGGCGCTGGCGATCAGGCTCGCGCTCGAATCGGCCGACGTCCCGTCCGAGGACGTCACCGCCGACCTCGCCGAGGGCGCCGACGTGGCCGCCGCGATGGACGACGTCGCCTGGGCCGACGGCGAGCTCCTGATCTGCGCTTCCAGCGAGGACGCCGCCGCCCACCGGGTCTTCCTGGGCGAGGTGGCGCTCAAGGTCCTGCGGGCGGCGCCGTGCCCGGTGACCGTCCTCCCGAGGGGCTACTTCTGA
- a CDS encoding YceI family protein, with translation MAELEAGRWTVDPVHSEITFTVRHLMTTVRGSFTDFGGEVEIGDDPFDSSARAEIRMASIDTRSEDRDAHVRSADFLDVDNHPVMTFSGHGVERAVIGRRARNPRYHVDGELTIKDVTRPVRLLTEFHGISPDPWGGTRAGFTATTSISRKDFGIEFNVPLQGDKVMLGDTIAIALEIQAVLATAGSRA, from the coding sequence GTGGCCGAGCTCGAGGCCGGGCGCTGGACCGTCGACCCGGTGCACTCGGAGATCACGTTCACGGTGCGGCACCTGATGACGACGGTGCGCGGCTCGTTCACCGACTTCGGCGGGGAGGTGGAGATCGGGGACGACCCGTTCGACTCGTCCGCGCGCGCCGAGATCCGGATGGCCTCCATCGACACCCGCAGCGAGGACCGCGACGCCCACGTCCGCTCCGCCGACTTCCTCGACGTCGACAACCACCCGGTCATGACGTTCTCCGGCCACGGGGTCGAACGCGCCGTGATCGGCCGCCGCGCCCGCAACCCGCGCTACCACGTCGACGGCGAACTGACGATCAAGGACGTCACCCGGCCCGTCCGGCTGCTGACCGAGTTCCACGGCATCAGCCCCGACCCGTGGGGCGGCACCCGCGCGGGCTTCACCGCCACGACGTCCATCAGCCGCAAGGACTTCGGCATCGAGTTCAACGTCCCGCTGCAGGGCGACAAGGTCATGCTCGGCGACACCATCGCGATCGCCCTGGAGATCCAGGCCGTCCTCGCCACCGCCGGCTCCCGCGCCTAG
- a CDS encoding CHAP domain-containing protein produces the protein MDPIGEKLLEVARKELGYTEKGDGYTKFGDWWTEKIDDDHNPYFTTAPWCDMFLAWAADKAGVTDQAGQFAATPDHAKWFEEQDAWGDEPEPGAIVFYDWNGSNDIDQIDHVGIVEKVDGKTLHTIEGNADGYKLTRKTRDMDHVVGFGYPGKVQVAQKYTPKHAAPAPKVDQLANPRAATGSHERDHGAPAEQQLPVQEVALGSVLALVLCGTAALAVGRAAAAKTPTTPPIRVRKRGRHHRPAAPAALPAGVTPADLDAAEAGTTIMPALSLAAAHEAEDREFWGRIAHLEEDTELAFWNSLHAESADSASGSAPDEYATPLKFR, from the coding sequence TTGGACCCCATCGGCGAGAAGCTGCTCGAGGTGGCCCGGAAGGAACTGGGCTACACCGAGAAGGGCGACGGCTACACCAAGTTCGGCGACTGGTGGACCGAGAAGATAGACGACGACCACAACCCGTACTTCACGACGGCCCCCTGGTGCGACATGTTCCTCGCCTGGGCGGCCGACAAGGCGGGCGTCACCGACCAGGCCGGGCAGTTCGCCGCCACGCCCGACCACGCCAAGTGGTTCGAGGAGCAGGACGCCTGGGGCGACGAGCCCGAACCCGGGGCCATCGTCTTCTACGACTGGAACGGCTCGAACGACATCGACCAGATCGACCACGTCGGCATCGTCGAGAAGGTCGACGGCAAGACCCTCCACACCATCGAGGGCAACGCCGACGGCTACAAGCTGACGCGCAAGACCCGCGACATGGACCACGTCGTCGGCTTCGGTTACCCGGGCAAGGTCCAGGTGGCGCAGAAGTACACGCCCAAGCACGCCGCCCCCGCCCCCAAGGTCGACCAGCTCGCCAACCCCCGTGCCGCCACCGGCTCCCACGAGAGGGACCACGGCGCCCCCGCCGAACAGCAGCTTCCCGTCCAGGAGGTCGCCCTCGGCAGCGTCCTCGCCCTGGTCCTGTGCGGCACCGCCGCCCTGGCCGTCGGCCGCGCGGCCGCCGCCAAGACCCCGACCACTCCGCCCATCCGCGTCCGCAAGCGCGGCAGGCACCACCGGCCCGCCGCCCCCGCCGCCCTGCCGGCCGGCGTCACCCCCGCCGACCTGGACGCCGCCGAGGCCGGGACCACGATCATGCCCGCGCTCTCCCTCGCCGCCGCCCACGAGGCCGAGGACCGCGAGTTCTGGGGCCGCATCGCCCACCTCGAGGAGGACACGGAGCTCGCGTTCTGGAACTCCCTGCACGCCGAGTCCGCCGACTCGGCTTCCGGCTCCGCCCCGGACGAGTACGCAACACCTCTGAAGTTCCGCTAG
- a CDS encoding MerR family transcriptional regulator produces MTDATSIAIGDLSALTGVPVRTIRFYCDEGILEPVRSAGGHRRFDAAAAERLRLVRRLRGLGLGLPAITAVLTGDRSLDEAVAAERSALDVELAALAWRRASLRAVEDADPAERAARLDLLAAVQDGPKAHEALLDFWRRRIMVPVPDELVRVHLELTVPAPPADPTPGQVVAYAEMVALTGDRVLVRELRAQGRANAEQVADEPTLLNGMREAVELAMPLVRARREPEPGPALERFMEAHAAGRRERDSPGFRRSLLPAVALEQDPRMRRYWELNGEVAGDAAVPGAVVLWLIDALEGSVALQRA; encoded by the coding sequence GTGACGGACGCCACATCGATCGCGATCGGGGACCTGTCGGCGCTCACCGGGGTGCCGGTGCGGACGATCCGGTTCTACTGCGACGAGGGGATCCTCGAACCGGTGCGCAGCGCGGGCGGGCACCGGCGGTTCGACGCGGCGGCGGCCGAGCGGCTGCGGCTCGTCCGGCGGCTGCGCGGGCTCGGGCTCGGGCTGCCCGCGATCACCGCCGTGCTGACCGGCGACCGGTCCCTGGACGAGGCCGTCGCCGCCGAGCGGTCCGCGCTGGACGTCGAACTGGCGGCGCTCGCGTGGCGTCGCGCGTCGCTGCGGGCGGTCGAGGACGCCGATCCGGCCGAGCGCGCGGCGCGCCTCGACCTCCTGGCCGCCGTGCAGGACGGCCCGAAGGCGCACGAGGCGCTCCTGGACTTCTGGCGTCGCCGCATCATGGTGCCGGTACCCGATGAGCTCGTGCGCGTCCACCTGGAACTGACGGTGCCCGCACCGCCCGCCGACCCGACGCCCGGCCAGGTCGTCGCGTACGCGGAGATGGTCGCGCTGACGGGAGACCGCGTGCTCGTCCGGGAGTTGCGGGCGCAGGGCCGGGCGAACGCCGAGCAGGTGGCGGACGAGCCGACGCTGCTGAACGGGATGCGCGAGGCCGTCGAACTGGCCATGCCGCTCGTGCGCGCGCGCCGGGAACCGGAGCCGGGACCGGCCCTCGAACGGTTCATGGAGGCGCACGCGGCCGGACGGCGCGAACGCGACTCGCCCGGGTTCCGCCGCTCCCTCCTGCCCGCCGTCGCGCTGGAGCAGGACCCGCGGATGCGCCGGTACTGGGAGCTGAACGGCGAGGTGGCGGGGGACGCGGCCGTCCCGGGCGCGGTGGTCCTGTGGCTGATCGACGCGCTGGAGGGCAGCGTCGCCCTCCAGCGGGCCTGA
- a CDS encoding CU044_2847 family protein, with protein MTYYLEIPVDGDDPIRVDVTAPDLDMVPAGRGRAESIGRLGESLQETMGRIRPVAEAVVNEARALPVRPQTVTAEFGVRFTADAGALIARTGGEAHLTIALTWTPTSDGAPA; from the coding sequence ATGACCTACTACTTGGAGATTCCGGTGGACGGCGACGACCCGATCCGGGTGGACGTCACCGCGCCCGATCTGGACATGGTCCCCGCCGGACGCGGCCGCGCCGAGTCGATCGGCAGGCTGGGGGAGTCGCTCCAGGAGACGATGGGACGGATCCGTCCGGTCGCCGAGGCGGTGGTGAACGAGGCCCGCGCGCTGCCGGTGCGGCCGCAGACGGTGACCGCGGAATTCGGGGTGAGGTTCACCGCCGACGCCGGGGCCCTCATCGCCCGGACCGGCGGTGAGGCTCATCTCACCATCGCCCTGACCTGGACCCCGACCTCGGACGGTGCCCCCGCATGA
- a CDS encoding maleylpyruvate isomerase family mycothiol-dependent enzyme codes for MDVLDITRIAEGLREHTAGLADAASGPAPDTMVPTCPEWTLRDLVGHIGQAHRWATAMFRTGGTAVIDELPRDTPADQADWAGWLREGAAEAVAAQAAHPGPVAHPLMGDAPSAMWLRRMLHDTSVHHADAAITAGTPFTIAPDLAADEITETMGHITMPAAARYKPELAELRGTGETLCLRADEPSVPGWLITRRPDAAVVEYEARDADVTIAGPVRDLMLIFARRLAPDDAAVKVTGDRALLEHWLAHTAV; via the coding sequence ATGGACGTCCTGGACATCACACGCATCGCGGAAGGGCTGCGGGAGCACACCGCGGGGCTCGCCGACGCCGCCTCCGGGCCGGCCCCGGACACGATGGTCCCGACCTGCCCGGAATGGACGCTGCGCGACCTCGTCGGGCACATCGGGCAGGCGCACCGCTGGGCCACGGCGATGTTCCGCACCGGCGGAACCGCCGTGATCGACGAACTGCCCCGCGACACCCCGGCCGACCAGGCGGACTGGGCCGGGTGGCTGCGCGAGGGCGCCGCCGAGGCCGTCGCCGCGCAGGCCGCGCACCCCGGCCCGGTGGCGCACCCGCTGATGGGCGACGCCCCGTCGGCGATGTGGCTGAGGCGGATGCTGCACGACACGTCCGTCCACCACGCCGACGCAGCGATCACCGCCGGGACGCCGTTCACGATCGCGCCCGACCTGGCCGCCGACGAGATCACCGAGACGATGGGCCACATCACCATGCCGGCCGCCGCACGGTACAAGCCCGAACTCGCCGAACTGCGCGGCACCGGCGAGACCCTGTGCCTGCGCGCGGACGAGCCGTCCGTCCCCGGCTGGCTGATCACCCGCCGTCCGGACGCCGCGGTCGTCGAGTACGAGGCCCGCGACGCCGACGTGACGATCGCCGGGCCCGTCCGGGACCTCATGCTGATATTCGCGCGCCGCCTCGCCCCGGACGACGCCGCCGTGAAGGTGACCGGCGACCGGGCCTTGCTGGAGCACTGGCTGGCGCATACCGCCGTGTGA